Proteins from one Polynucleobacter wuianus genomic window:
- the gloA gene encoding lactoylglutathione lyase, translating to MMMLHTMLRVGDLQRSVDFYTKVLGMNLLRTTERPEQKYSLAFVGFGKGNGDGQAEIELTYNYGVHSYELGTAYGHIAVGVPDAYAACDKIKAAGGNVTRAAGPVAGGDTIIAFVTDPDGYKIELIQR from the coding sequence ATGATGATGTTGCATACCATGTTGCGTGTTGGCGATCTCCAACGCTCTGTTGATTTCTATACCAAGGTATTGGGTATGAATCTTTTGCGCACGACTGAGCGCCCCGAGCAAAAGTACTCGTTAGCATTTGTTGGTTTTGGCAAAGGCAATGGCGATGGCCAGGCTGAGATTGAGTTGACCTATAACTATGGTGTTCACTCCTATGAATTAGGCACAGCCTATGGGCATATTGCTGTCGGCGTACCAGATGCTTACGCAGCGTGCGACAAGATTAAAGCCGCTGGTGGTAATGTCACTCGTGCAGCCGGTCCTGTTGCAGGTGGTGACACTATCATCGCCTTTGTAACCGATCCTGATGGTTACAAAATTGAACTGATTCAGCGTTAA
- a CDS encoding queuosine precursor transporter has translation MDTQRRHHRYYDLILAAFVVVLLCSNFIGAGKAAVVTLPYFGELPFGGGILFFPISYFFGDILTEVYGYAYDRRAVWAGFAALAFAAIMAQIVIALPVAPGAYMANYQQGLETVFGNSWRIALASMFSFWCGSLTNSFVLAKMKIWTEGRFLWMRTIGSTAVGELVDSSFFYMLAFYGIWPTHEIIQVALAQYFLKTAWEVLATPLTYWVVNFLKRKENEDYYDIHTNFTPFRVKV, from the coding sequence ATGGACACGCAGAGACGACACCATCGCTATTACGACCTAATTCTGGCTGCCTTTGTGGTCGTACTCCTTTGTTCGAACTTTATTGGGGCTGGCAAAGCCGCTGTCGTGACCTTGCCATACTTTGGGGAATTGCCTTTCGGAGGCGGGATTCTATTTTTCCCCATCTCCTACTTTTTTGGTGACATCCTCACAGAGGTCTATGGATACGCCTATGATCGTAGAGCGGTATGGGCAGGTTTTGCAGCCCTAGCTTTTGCAGCCATCATGGCACAGATCGTGATTGCTTTGCCAGTTGCGCCTGGTGCTTATATGGCGAACTATCAGCAGGGATTGGAAACGGTTTTTGGTAACTCATGGCGGATTGCTCTAGCTTCCATGTTTTCGTTTTGGTGTGGCAGTTTGACCAATAGTTTTGTGTTGGCCAAGATGAAAATTTGGACGGAGGGTCGTTTTTTATGGATGCGGACTATCGGTTCAACTGCAGTAGGCGAGTTAGTAGATTCATCCTTTTTTTACATGCTGGCCTTTTATGGCATTTGGCCAACCCATGAAATTATCCAAGTTGCATTGGCCCAATATTTCCTTAAAACTGCCTGGGAGGTCTTAGCAACGCCATTGACCTACTGGGTCGTCAATTTCCTCAAGCGTAAGGAAAATGAGGATTACTACGATATTCATACGAATTTCACCCCATTTCGGGTCAAAGTCTAA
- a CDS encoding GNAT family N-acetyltransferase: protein MSGTDQLHLEILERLSDVSAADWNALLSTDAGPFLKHEFLSALEETGCVGGNTGWQVAHLVLKRAGQLIGAMPLYLKQHSYGEFVFDWSWAQAYEQQGLNYYPKVLCAIPFTPVQGSRFLCSPDANQTEVQSTLISGLKSLLTDNQLSSAHILFPMSAEAEYLKEQGFLLRDSVQFHWHNQDFQSFEQFLSVLTMKRRKNIRREREQVARESISFRHVPGDESTNQDWEFFFACYQNTYLEHQSSPYLSEEFFKLWAKGMPENLHLIIAQRDGTPIAASLLVVDKESSKAYGRYWGALMHIPCLHFETAYYQAIEYCITQGIQTFEGGAQGEHKMARGFLPTTIQSAHLIQDPRFSKAVAHFLEREHQGIGAYVDELSEHSPLKSTKVPP, encoded by the coding sequence GTGTCAGGCACAGATCAGCTCCATTTAGAAATCCTAGAGCGTCTCTCAGATGTATCTGCAGCAGATTGGAACGCCCTACTCAGCACTGATGCAGGCCCTTTTCTCAAACATGAATTTTTAAGCGCCCTAGAAGAGACGGGCTGCGTTGGTGGCAACACCGGTTGGCAAGTTGCCCATTTGGTATTAAAGCGAGCCGGTCAATTAATCGGGGCAATGCCCCTGTATTTAAAGCAGCACTCCTATGGTGAGTTTGTCTTTGACTGGTCCTGGGCGCAGGCTTATGAGCAACAAGGACTCAACTATTATCCGAAGGTGCTTTGCGCTATTCCATTTACCCCCGTACAGGGCTCGCGGTTCTTGTGCTCACCTGACGCCAATCAGACTGAAGTTCAGAGCACACTGATTAGCGGATTAAAGTCTTTATTAACAGATAACCAACTGTCATCAGCGCACATCCTATTTCCAATGAGTGCTGAAGCCGAGTATCTCAAAGAACAGGGCTTTTTATTAAGAGACTCGGTGCAGTTTCATTGGCACAACCAGGACTTTCAGAGCTTTGAACAGTTTTTATCTGTGCTAACGATGAAGCGTCGTAAAAATATCCGCCGTGAACGCGAGCAAGTGGCAAGAGAATCTATTTCCTTTAGGCATGTTCCTGGAGATGAATCCACCAATCAAGATTGGGAATTCTTTTTTGCTTGTTATCAAAACACCTATCTTGAGCACCAGTCAAGCCCTTACCTAAGCGAGGAATTCTTTAAGCTATGGGCAAAAGGGATGCCAGAAAACCTTCACCTGATCATTGCGCAACGCGATGGCACTCCCATTGCTGCTTCTTTGCTGGTGGTAGATAAAGAATCATCGAAAGCCTATGGCAGATACTGGGGTGCACTTATGCACATCCCTTGTTTGCACTTTGAAACTGCATACTACCAAGCCATTGAATACTGTATTACTCAAGGCATTCAAACTTTTGAAGGTGGCGCACAGGGTGAACACAAAATGGCCCGAGGATTTTTGCCGACTACTATTCAATCAGCGCATTTAATACAAGACCCTAGATTTTCTAAGGCTGTTGCACACTTCCTAGAACGTGAACACCAAGGGATTGGAGCCTATGTTGATGAGCTCTCCGAGCATAGTCCGCTGAAATCGACTAAAGTACCTCCATGA
- the mnmH gene encoding tRNA 2-selenouridine(34) synthase MnmH, which produces MQPSNPHILKLDQFLSQLDRFDLVIDVRSPAEFALDHIPGAVNYPVLDNDERAQIGTLYKQVSPFSAKKLGAALVSRNIATHLENHFLEFPREWRPLIYCWRGGERSGAFTHILNRIGWKAMQLEGGYQGFRRTVIDGLDKAAKQFSFQVICGMTGSGKTRVLQEAQNYGAQILDLEALAIHRGSVLGNEPNIEQPSQKGFETQLWNALRSLDPSKPVLVESESKKVGGVHIPDALMEKIRNGACIELRSSAQTRVSWLIREYHHFLSDTNNFKSKLALLTAHYGKVQIAKWNDAIDAGQFPELVEELLVKHYDPSYQSSIVRNFPQYKIENFVQLENDSDEAFAKAAKTIVTKLKA; this is translated from the coding sequence GTGCAACCTAGTAACCCCCACATTCTTAAATTAGATCAATTTCTATCACAGTTAGATCGTTTTGATCTTGTGATTGATGTGAGATCTCCGGCGGAGTTTGCACTTGACCATATTCCGGGTGCAGTCAACTATCCCGTTTTAGATAATGATGAGCGCGCCCAAATCGGCACTCTTTACAAACAGGTTTCACCATTTTCTGCGAAGAAACTTGGCGCCGCATTGGTATCTCGCAACATCGCTACTCATCTTGAAAATCATTTCCTAGAATTTCCTCGTGAGTGGCGTCCATTGATTTATTGCTGGCGTGGTGGAGAGCGAAGTGGGGCGTTTACGCATATCCTCAATCGCATTGGTTGGAAAGCCATGCAGCTAGAAGGCGGTTATCAGGGATTCAGGCGAACCGTTATTGATGGCTTAGATAAGGCTGCAAAGCAATTTTCTTTCCAAGTGATTTGTGGCATGACCGGTAGCGGTAAGACTAGGGTACTGCAAGAGGCGCAAAATTATGGTGCCCAGATCTTGGATCTCGAGGCTCTAGCGATTCATCGTGGATCCGTGTTGGGTAATGAGCCAAATATTGAGCAGCCTTCGCAAAAAGGCTTTGAGACGCAGTTATGGAATGCATTGCGCTCCTTAGATCCATCAAAACCTGTACTTGTCGAGTCAGAGAGCAAGAAGGTAGGCGGTGTACACATACCTGACGCTCTGATGGAAAAGATTCGCAATGGCGCTTGTATTGAATTACGCTCGAGTGCTCAAACACGAGTGTCATGGCTCATCCGTGAGTACCATCATTTCTTAAGTGATACGAACAACTTCAAAAGTAAACTCGCTTTGCTAACAGCGCATTACGGAAAAGTACAGATTGCTAAATGGAACGATGCGATTGATGCTGGGCAGTTTCCGGAATTGGTAGAGGAGTTGCTAGTAAAACACTATGACCCATCCTATCAGTCCTCCATCGTGCGCAATTTTCCTCAATATAAGATTGAGAATTTTGTGCAATTAGAGAATGATAGCGATGAGGCTTTTGCTAAAGCAGCAAAGACCATTGTGACAAAGCTAAAAGCCTAG
- a CDS encoding ABC-F family ATPase, protein MLSASNITMQFGAKPLFENISVKFGGGNRYGLIGANGCGKSTFMKILGGELEPTSGNISLDPGIRLGKLRQDQFAYEDVRVLDVVMMGHEEMWKAAAERDAIYANPDATDEDYMKAAELEGKYAEYGGYTAEAKAGELLLGIGIPIEQHNGPMSNVAPGWKLRVLLAQALFSDPDVLLLDEPTNNLDIHSIHWLEDILNEIKSTIIIISHDRHFLNEVCTHMADMDYGTLKVYPGNYDSYMLASVQARTQQLSNNVKAKEKIAELAAFVARFSANASKARQATSRQRQLEKIEVVEVKPSSRQNPFIRFDTEKKLHNMAVECNALTKAYDRVIFKNFKLGVRAGEKIAIIGQNGAGKTTLLKTILSKRFEGIAADSGDVKWAENANVGVMPQDNTDMFAKDELLMDWMNNWRNTGDDDQVIRGTLGRLLFSGDDIGKSVKVLSGGEKGRMIWGKLMLQKYNVLAMDEPTNHMDMESIESLQIALEKFDGTLIFVSHDREFVSALANRILEVKMDGTVVDYSGTYEEYLRSQELTG, encoded by the coding sequence GTGCTGTCCGCATCCAATATCACCATGCAGTTTGGGGCAAAGCCTCTGTTTGAAAATATTTCCGTGAAGTTTGGCGGTGGTAATCGTTATGGCCTTATCGGTGCGAACGGTTGCGGCAAGTCCACCTTCATGAAAATCCTTGGCGGTGAGTTAGAGCCTACCAGTGGCAACATCAGCTTAGATCCTGGTATTCGGTTAGGTAAGTTGCGTCAAGACCAGTTTGCTTATGAAGATGTACGCGTACTGGATGTTGTGATGATGGGTCACGAAGAGATGTGGAAAGCCGCAGCAGAGCGCGATGCAATCTATGCCAATCCAGATGCAACTGATGAAGACTACATGAAGGCTGCTGAGCTTGAAGGGAAGTATGCCGAGTATGGCGGCTATACCGCTGAAGCAAAAGCAGGTGAGTTGTTATTAGGTATTGGCATTCCAATTGAGCAGCACAACGGTCCGATGAGTAACGTAGCACCAGGTTGGAAGTTGCGCGTCCTGCTGGCTCAGGCTTTGTTCTCAGATCCAGACGTCTTATTGCTCGATGAGCCAACCAATAACTTGGATATTCACTCCATTCATTGGTTGGAAGATATTCTCAATGAGATTAAGAGCACCATCATCATCATTTCCCATGATCGCCACTTCCTCAATGAAGTCTGTACGCACATGGCTGATATGGATTATGGAACGCTCAAGGTCTACCCAGGTAACTATGATTCCTACATGCTTGCTTCTGTGCAGGCGCGTACACAACAGTTAAGTAATAACGTCAAAGCCAAAGAAAAAATTGCTGAACTAGCAGCTTTCGTTGCACGATTCTCTGCAAATGCCTCTAAAGCACGCCAGGCAACTTCACGTCAACGTCAGTTAGAGAAAATTGAAGTTGTAGAAGTGAAGCCTTCCTCACGTCAAAATCCATTTATTCGTTTTGATACCGAGAAAAAACTCCACAATATGGCTGTTGAGTGCAATGCACTGACTAAAGCCTATGACCGCGTGATCTTCAAGAACTTTAAGCTGGGTGTTCGTGCTGGTGAAAAGATTGCCATCATTGGTCAGAACGGTGCCGGTAAGACTACCTTGCTAAAAACTATCCTCAGTAAACGCTTTGAGGGTATTGCTGCTGACAGCGGTGATGTGAAGTGGGCTGAAAATGCCAACGTAGGCGTGATGCCGCAAGACAATACCGACATGTTTGCTAAAGATGAACTGCTGATGGATTGGATGAATAACTGGCGTAACACGGGCGATGATGATCAAGTCATTCGTGGCACCCTGGGTCGCCTCTTGTTCTCGGGTGACGATATTGGCAAGTCAGTCAAAGTGCTATCCGGTGGTGAAAAGGGCCGCATGATATGGGGTAAGCTCATGCTTCAGAAATACAACGTACTCGCAATGGATGAGCCAACCAATCATATGGACATGGAGTCGATCGAGAGCTTGCAGATTGCACTCGAGAAATTTGATGGCACCTTAATTTTTGTTTCTCACGACCGCGAGTTTGTTTCTGCTTTAGCAAACCGTATCTTGGAAGTGAAGATGGACGGCACTGTAGTGGATTATTCAGGCACTTACGAAGAGTATTTGCGTAGCCAGGAATTGACTGGCTAA
- a CDS encoding DUF1289 domain-containing protein has translation MNSGSTNNPAPQDGSHSLSTGDDESDSPCIGVCTTLYDEICQGCGRTLNEVSNWVFFSDEEKASVWKRIREDGTATRFQRQAKENKPA, from the coding sequence ATGAATTCAGGAAGTACTAACAATCCAGCACCTCAAGATGGCTCACATTCACTCTCTACTGGAGATGATGAGTCTGATTCCCCTTGTATCGGCGTTTGCACTACTTTATACGATGAAATCTGCCAGGGCTGCGGTCGCACCTTAAACGAAGTGAGTAATTGGGTGTTTTTCTCTGACGAGGAAAAGGCTTCTGTCTGGAAGCGCATTCGTGAAGATGGGACTGCAACCCGCTTTCAGCGCCAAGCTAAAGAAAATAAGCCTGCGTAA
- a CDS encoding acyl-CoA dehydrogenase, with translation MSKASFNWEDPLLLDTQLTEEERMIRDAAAEYAQGRLMPRILDAYRNETTDPSIFREMGELGLLGITIPEQYGGANLNYVSYGLIAREIERVDSGYRSMMSVQSSLVMVPINEFGSEAQKQKYLPKLATGEWIGCFGLTEPNYGSDAGGMITRAKKVPGGFSLTGSKMWISNAPIADVFVVWAKNDEGIIRGYILEKGMKGLSAPKISGKMGLRASITGEIVMDEVFVPAENEFPEVTGLKGPFTCLNSARYGISWGALGAAEWCWQAARQYTMDRKQFGKPLAANQLIQKKLADMQTEIALGLQGCLRLGRMKDEGIAAPEITSIMKRNSCGKSLDIARMARDMHGGNGISDEYGVVRHMMNLEVVNTYEGTHDIHALILGRAQTGIQAFS, from the coding sequence ATGAGTAAAGCCAGCTTTAACTGGGAAGACCCCCTCTTACTTGATACCCAGCTCACTGAAGAAGAGCGCATGATTCGAGATGCTGCAGCTGAATACGCCCAAGGTCGTCTCATGCCGCGCATTTTGGATGCTTACCGCAATGAAACTACAGACCCTTCTATCTTCCGCGAAATGGGTGAGCTTGGTCTTTTAGGCATCACGATTCCAGAACAATATGGTGGCGCCAATCTTAACTATGTTTCTTACGGCTTAATCGCTCGTGAAATCGAGCGTGTCGATTCTGGTTATCGCTCCATGATGAGTGTGCAGTCCTCGTTAGTGATGGTTCCGATTAATGAATTTGGCAGCGAAGCACAAAAACAAAAATACCTTCCTAAATTAGCTACTGGTGAATGGATTGGCTGCTTTGGTTTAACTGAACCTAATTATGGTTCCGATGCTGGAGGTATGATCACCCGTGCCAAGAAAGTCCCTGGTGGATTTTCACTAACAGGCTCCAAGATGTGGATCTCTAATGCGCCAATTGCTGACGTATTTGTGGTTTGGGCTAAGAATGATGAAGGCATCATTCGCGGCTACATCCTAGAGAAAGGCATGAAGGGCTTGAGCGCTCCGAAGATCAGCGGCAAAATGGGTCTACGAGCCTCTATTACAGGTGAAATCGTGATGGACGAGGTATTTGTTCCTGCTGAAAATGAATTCCCAGAAGTCACCGGTCTCAAAGGTCCATTTACCTGTTTGAACTCTGCACGTTATGGGATTTCTTGGGGTGCATTAGGTGCTGCTGAGTGGTGTTGGCAAGCAGCGCGTCAATACACTATGGATCGCAAACAGTTTGGTAAGCCTTTAGCGGCAAATCAACTCATTCAAAAGAAATTGGCTGATATGCAAACAGAAATTGCTCTCGGCTTACAAGGTTGCTTACGTTTGGGTCGCATGAAAGATGAAGGCATCGCTGCCCCAGAAATTACCTCCATCATGAAACGCAACTCCTGCGGCAAGTCTTTAGATATTGCCCGTATGGCCCGTGATATGCACGGTGGTAATGGCATTTCTGATGAGTATGGTGTCGTGCGTCATATGATGAACTTAGAAGTTGTGAATACCTATGAGGGAACACACGATATTCACGCGCTTATTCTAGGTCGCGCACAAACCGGGATTCAGGCTTTTAGCTAG